A single Drosophila gunungcola strain Sukarami unplaced genomic scaffold, Dgunungcola_SK_2 000091F, whole genome shotgun sequence DNA region contains:
- the LOC128265083 gene encoding uncharacterized protein LOC128265083, with amino-acid sequence MSEESSQSESGSGSGSESEEGPETDVELARNRTSSTDDLKSNDWLSLHHFAPGAEEPLLSVFSRFCSVYSYRQRKKGLELQFTSAEHLQSGILMAKRLVVGRMQLRWHVGRLNQDPGSAPSQNTRSQAGELGVFGKLRRAFVNYFK; translated from the coding sequence ATGTCGGAAGAAAGTTCTCAGAGCGAAAGTGGAAGTGGGAGTGGAAGTGAGAGTGAGGAGGGGCCGGAAACGGATGTGGAGCTGGCCAGGAACAGAACCTCCTCTACGGACGATCTGAAGAGCAACGATTGGCTGAGCCTGCACCACTTTGCACCCGGCGCCGAAGAACCACTGCTCAGCGTCTTCTCGCGCTTTTGCTCAGTGTATTCGTATCGCCAGCGGAAGAAGGGTCTGGAGCTGCAATTCACCTCCGCGGAGCACCTGCAATCCGGTATCCTGATGGCCAAGCGCTTGGTGGTCGGTAGGATGCAGCTACGCTGGCATGTAGGTCGCCTCAACCAGGATCCCGGATCTGCTCCTTCTCAAAATACCCGGAGCCAAGCCGGCGAACTTGGTGTCTTCGGAAAATTGCGAAGGGCATTTGTCAACTACTTTAAGTAG